The following are from one region of the Veillonella nakazawae genome:
- the bioD gene encoding dethiobiotin synthase, which yields MKQLGISIIGTDTDVGKTFVTGLLGAMAVDDGFAVGMVKPVSSSAVPFPECVTMDEDNYNVDLESKDATYLMRSAGIPESRRHEVNPYAIAGDFSPRLAAELAGIEIDYAGVVAHTLDVVNRYDLTFVEGAGGITTPLYGDKTFTDLIKDIKLPAIVVADGRLGSINRAILTCEYAKMHGIEVKAIIVNDTTAVDPFLLKTNVEDMERYTGIPVVAVVPPYQGPDIQKVQLGWGRSFVDSKKVWHTVLGL from the coding sequence ATGAAGCAGTTAGGTATTTCTATAATTGGAACCGATACAGATGTAGGCAAGACGTTTGTGACAGGGTTGTTAGGGGCTATGGCTGTCGATGATGGCTTTGCGGTTGGTATGGTTAAACCGGTGTCCTCCAGCGCAGTACCTTTTCCTGAATGTGTAACGATGGATGAGGATAATTATAATGTGGATCTTGAAAGCAAGGATGCTACATATTTGATGCGTTCCGCTGGCATTCCTGAGTCGCGCCGTCACGAGGTTAATCCATATGCTATTGCTGGAGATTTTTCTCCTCGTCTTGCAGCAGAATTGGCTGGTATAGAAATCGATTATGCTGGTGTAGTAGCTCATACATTAGATGTTGTTAATCGCTATGATTTAACCTTTGTAGAAGGTGCTGGTGGTATTACAACACCTCTTTACGGCGATAAAACATTCACGGATTTAATAAAAGATATTAAATTACCAGCCATCGTTGTAGCTGATGGACGGTTGGGCTCCATTAACCGCGCTATTTTAACTTGTGAATACGCGAAGATGCATGGTATTGAGGTGAAAGCCATCATTGTCAATGATACGACTGCAGTAGATCCGTTCTTATTGAAAACAAATGTGGAAGATATGGAACGATATACAGGTATTCCTGTGGTGGCTGTTGTACCGCCATACCAAGGTCCAGATATCCAAAAGGTTCAGCTTGGTTGGGGGAGATCCTTTGTTGATTCTAAGAAGGTATGGCATACAGTATTAGGTCTATAA
- a CDS encoding YeiH family protein yields the protein MGINQKTLPGILLCAVLAIPCWLLGLEFHLIGSPIFAIILGIIIGSIFTSWKREKTGAGIGFTSKKILQWAVILLGFGLNITQILHVGWISLPVIISTIATSLIVSYVIYRLTHIDSNTAVLIGVGSSICGGSAIAAAAPVIKAEDQDIAQAISVVFFFNVVAAFVFPPFGDAIGLSNMGFGLFAGTAVNDTSSVTATAAVWDSMKGTGTQVLEYATIVKLTRTLAIIPICLGLASYQVYKAKQSAAQADGSSVSIAKIFPKFVLYFVICSLITTALSYANVDIQFLSVFKTISKYFITMAMVAIGLNTNIVKLIKSGGSALALGACCWIAITAVSLATQHMIGLW from the coding sequence ATGGGTATCAATCAAAAAACGTTGCCAGGCATTCTGCTCTGTGCAGTCCTCGCTATTCCTTGTTGGCTATTAGGCCTAGAGTTTCATCTAATCGGTAGCCCAATCTTTGCCATTATCTTAGGTATAATTATTGGCTCTATATTCACATCTTGGAAGCGCGAAAAAACTGGTGCCGGCATCGGCTTCACATCTAAAAAGATTTTACAATGGGCTGTTATTTTATTGGGCTTTGGCTTAAATATTACACAGATTTTACATGTAGGTTGGATTTCATTACCTGTCATTATTTCAACCATCGCTACATCCTTAATCGTGTCATATGTTATCTATCGACTCACTCATATCGACTCTAATACAGCTGTACTTATCGGCGTAGGTTCCTCCATTTGTGGTGGTTCTGCTATCGCTGCAGCTGCACCAGTCATCAAGGCAGAGGATCAAGATATTGCCCAAGCAATCTCCGTTGTATTCTTCTTCAATGTAGTAGCAGCTTTTGTATTCCCTCCATTTGGTGATGCTATTGGTCTTTCCAATATGGGCTTTGGTCTATTTGCTGGTACAGCCGTAAACGATACATCCTCTGTAACAGCTACAGCTGCCGTATGGGATAGTATGAAAGGTACTGGTACACAAGTACTAGAATATGCGACAATCGTTAAATTAACACGTACCCTCGCTATTATTCCTATTTGTTTAGGTTTAGCAAGTTACCAAGTATATAAAGCAAAACAAAGTGCTGCTCAAGCTGATGGTAGCAGTGTTAGCATCGCTAAAATCTTCCCTAAATTTGTTTTATACTTTGTGATTTGTTCTCTTATTACAACAGCATTATCCTATGCGAATGTAGATATTCAATTCTTGAGTGTATTCAAAACTATTTCCAAATACTTTATTACAATGGCAATGGTTGCTATCGGACTTAATACTAATATCGTAAAATTGATAAAATCCGGTGGTTCTGCCCTTGCATTGGGTGCTTGTTGCTGGATTGCCATCACAGCAGTCAGCCTAGCTACACAACATATGATTGGTTTATGGTAA
- a CDS encoding beta-class carbonic anhydrase, which produces MIDIKKIIETNKEYVKNHPELPKAGLTSHPTKKLGIVTCMDTRLVCMLEDALGFNRGEIIVIKTAGNSVTQPIDNIVQSLLVATYGMEIEDVLVIGHENCGMIDFSATTFMESMKEKGISEDAIRMIEPGLIDWMDRFHISEDNVIYTVNFLRHHPLFPKGMGFYGGMMDPDTGEFRYLEI; this is translated from the coding sequence ATGATTGATATTAAAAAAATAATTGAAACCAATAAAGAGTATGTGAAAAATCACCCAGAATTACCAAAAGCAGGATTAACAAGCCATCCTACTAAAAAACTAGGTATTGTCACATGTATGGATACGCGTTTAGTCTGCATGCTAGAAGATGCATTAGGTTTTAACCGTGGTGAAATCATCGTTATAAAAACAGCCGGTAATAGTGTAACGCAACCTATCGATAATATCGTACAAAGCTTGCTAGTAGCTACGTATGGTATGGAAATTGAAGATGTATTAGTCATCGGCCATGAAAACTGCGGCATGATTGATTTCTCTGCTACAACGTTTATGGAATCCATGAAAGAAAAAGGTATCAGTGAAGATGCGATTCGCATGATCGAACCAGGACTTATTGACTGGATGGATCGTTTCCACATCTCCGAAGACAATGTAATCTATACAGTTAACTTCTTGCGTCACCACCCATTATTCCCAAAAGGAATGGGATTCTATGGAGGGATGATGGATCCTGATACAGGCGAATTCCGCTACCTCGAAATATAA
- the bioA gene encoding adenosylmethionine--8-amino-7-oxononanoate transaminase: MAEKQLSQAAQWDHEFVWHPFTQMQDWLAQEPVVIERGEGVYLIDENGKKYYDGVSSLWVNIHGHNHPVLNQALKEQVDKIAHSTLLGLVSPPSAQLCKELVELAPEGLNKVFLSDDGSTAIEVAIKMAYQYRQLVGQTKKTKFIALNAGYHGDTLGTVSVGGIQLFHQVFHNLLFKPLTLPSPGVYRDLADRDKAFDESLAELERILNEEGNEITALVMEPLVQAAAGMLVMPHGYLKRVRELTAKHDVFLIVDEVATGFGRTGRFFACEHEDVAPDFMTLSKGITGGYMPLAATLTTQRIFDAFLGTFEEKKTFYHGHSYTGNALACAVALASLKVFRDEKVIEGLPKKIEAFTNALKPIEKLKHVKEVRQRGLIVGIELEKDVATHEAYRPNDAVGAKVAILAREQGLICRPIGDVVILMPPLASTVEQLEDMVRIVGESIQRATEEEGILEDLRPIIL, from the coding sequence ATGGCAGAGAAACAGCTTTCACAAGCAGCACAATGGGATCATGAGTTTGTATGGCATCCATTTACACAAATGCAAGATTGGTTGGCACAAGAACCAGTCGTAATCGAACGTGGTGAGGGGGTATACCTCATCGATGAGAACGGCAAAAAGTATTATGACGGCGTGTCCTCCTTATGGGTTAACATTCATGGGCATAACCATCCTGTATTAAACCAGGCATTGAAGGAACAAGTGGATAAAATTGCTCATAGCACATTGCTCGGTCTTGTAAGCCCACCATCTGCACAATTGTGTAAAGAATTAGTAGAGCTCGCTCCAGAAGGTTTAAATAAAGTATTTTTGTCTGATGATGGTAGTACAGCTATTGAAGTTGCTATTAAGATGGCTTACCAATACCGCCAACTAGTGGGACAAACGAAAAAAACTAAATTTATCGCCCTTAATGCAGGCTACCATGGGGATACATTAGGTACTGTATCTGTAGGTGGTATTCAATTATTCCACCAAGTATTTCATAATCTATTATTCAAACCGTTGACATTACCAAGCCCTGGCGTATATCGCGACTTAGCGGATCGAGATAAAGCTTTCGATGAGTCTTTGGCTGAATTAGAACGCATCCTTAATGAAGAGGGGAATGAAATTACAGCTCTCGTTATGGAACCATTGGTTCAAGCTGCAGCAGGCATGCTCGTCATGCCTCATGGCTATTTGAAACGAGTTCGTGAATTGACTGCAAAACATGATGTATTTCTCATTGTCGATGAAGTAGCAACAGGCTTTGGTCGTACTGGTAGATTCTTTGCCTGCGAACACGAAGATGTGGCTCCAGATTTTATGACCTTGTCTAAAGGGATTACAGGTGGTTATATGCCACTCGCTGCCACATTGACTACACAACGCATATTTGATGCATTCCTTGGCACCTTTGAAGAAAAGAAAACATTCTATCATGGTCACTCCTACACAGGTAATGCCTTAGCTTGTGCGGTTGCATTGGCTTCGTTGAAAGTTTTCCGCGATGAAAAGGTTATCGAAGGATTGCCTAAAAAAATCGAGGCTTTCACCAATGCATTAAAACCTATTGAAAAATTAAAACATGTGAAAGAGGTTCGTCAACGAGGCCTCATCGTAGGTATTGAACTTGAAAAAGATGTGGCCACTCATGAAGCATATCGTCCAAATGATGCGGTAGGGGCTAAGGTGGCTATTCTTGCTCGTGAACAAGGCCTTATTTGCCGTCCTATCGGCGATGTAGTAATTCTCATGCCTCCATTGGCGTCCACTGTGGAACAATTAGAGGATATGGTTCGCATCGTTGGTGAAAGTATCCAACGAGCTACCGAAGAAGAGGGGATTCTCGAAGATTTACGGCCAATTATTCTATAA